In a single window of the Arachis hypogaea cultivar Tifrunner chromosome 6, arahy.Tifrunner.gnm2.J5K5, whole genome shotgun sequence genome:
- the LOC112696015 gene encoding ABC transporter A family member 1 isoform X1, whose protein sequence is MGTASRQLKVMLRKNWLLKIRHPFVTAAEILLPTVVLLLLVAVRTQVDTQIHPAEPHIQKEMFVEVGKGISPNFEQVLASLLEEGEYLAFAPDTDETKLMIDVVSIKFPLLKLVSRVYKDEVELESYIRSDAYGTCSQARNCSNPKIKGAVVFYEQGPQSFDYSIRLNHTWAFSGFPDVKTIMDTNGPFLNDLELGVSAVPTMQYSFSGFFTLQQMVDSFIIFIAQQSGINSSTERITLPLSGFYDTDFSLNATWNQFNPSHIRVSPFPTREYTDDQFQSIIKKVMGILYLLGFLYPVSRLISYSVFEKEQKIKEGLYMMGLKDGIFHLSWFITYALQFAVSSGIITACTMDNLFKYSDKTLVFAYFFIFGLSAIMLSFFISTFFKRAKTAVAVGTLSFLGTFFPYYTVNDEGVSMVLKVLASILSPTAFALGSVNFADYERAHVGLRWTNIWRESSGVNFSLCLLMMILDTLLYCAMGLYFDKVLPREYGRRYPWSFVFRRDFWRKNKTGKHRPSNFEVKIDGRNSESRPSIEAISLDMKQQELDGRCIQIRNLHKVYATRKGDCCAVNSLQLTLYEHQILALLGHNGAGKSTTISMLVGLLPPTSGDALVFGKNIVSDIDEIRKVLGVCPQHDILFPELTVREHLEIFAILKGVDEDSLEAVVTNMADEVGLADKINSVVRALSGGMKRKLSLGIALIGNSKVIILDEPTSGMDPYSMRLTWQLIKKFKKGRIILLTTHSMDEADELGDRIAIMANGSLKCCGSSLFLKHHYGVGYTLTLVKSAPTASIASDIVYRHVPSATCVSEVGTEISFRLPLASSSAFEGMFREIEGCMKKPLLNMEISGSGNEDSLGIESYGISVTTLEEVFLRVAGCDYDGVECFEGNDRSLVSDSVALLGSYDHPSTKKCFLGNYKKFLGLISSIVAGACGLIFAMVISFINFVGMLCCSCCLISRSTFWQHSRALFIKRAISARRDHKTIIFQLIIPAVFLFIGLLFLKLKPHPDQQGLILSTSYFNPLLTGGGGGGPIPFNLSLPIAEKVAQNVKGGWIQRYKPSSYKFPNSGKALADAVEAAGPTLGPALLSMSEYLMSSFNESYQSRYGAIVMDDQNSDGSLGYTVLHNCSCQHAAPTFINVMNSAILRLATGDTNMTIQTRNHPLPMTQSQLVQRHDLDAFSAAIIVNIAFSFIPASFAVPIVKEREVKAKHQQLISGVSVLSYWASTYIWDFVSFLFPASFAIILFYIFGLDQFVGGVSLLPTTLMLLEYGLAVASSTYCLTFFFFDHTMAQNVVLLIHFFTGLILMVISFIMGLIPNTTTANTFLKNFFRISPGFCFADGLASLALLRQGMKDKTSDGIFDWNVSGASICYLAVESIGYFCLTLALEVCPSLKLTPFMIKKWWQSLNIFQRNTTYLEPLLEPSMESVSMDFDEDVDVKTERNRVLSGSLDNSIIYLRNLRKVYSEGKYLGEKVAVDSLTFSVQEGECFGFLGTNGAGKTTTLSMLCGEESPSDGTAFIFGKDICSHPKAARQYIGYCPQFDALLEFLTVQEHLELYARIKGVPEYTIDNIVKEKMVEFGLLKHANKPSFTLSGGNKRKLSVAIAMIGDPPIVILDEPSTGMDPIAKRFMWDVISRISTRRGKTAVILTTHSMNEAQALCTRMGIMVGGRLRCIGSPQHLKTRFGNHLELEVKPTEVSSADLQTLCQAIQERVLYVPSHPRSLLGDLEVCIGATDSITAENSSIAEISLTREMISLIGRWLGNEERVKTLISCTPVSDGASREQLSEQLFRDGGIPLPVFSEWWLSKQKFSEIDSFILSSFRGARWQGCNGLNIRYQIPYEEGLSLADVFGHLEGNRDRLGIAEYSISQSTLETIFNHFAATS, encoded by the exons ATGGGAACTGCCTCCAGGCAGTTGAAGGTTATGCTCCGCAAGAACTGGCTCCTCAAAATTCGTCACCCTTTCGTTACTGCAGCTGag ATATTGCTCCCTACGGTTGTGTTGTTGCTGTTAGTGGCTGTGAGGACTCAAGTTGACACACAAATTCATCCAGCTGAACC GCACATTCAGAAAGAGATGTTTGTGGAGGTGGGTAAAGGTATATCCCCTAACTTCGAACAAGTTTTGGCATCCTTGTTGGAGGAAGGGGAGTATTTAGCTTTTGCACCAGATACCGATGAGACGAAGCTGATGATAGATGTAGTGTCCATAAAATTCCCACTCCTGAAG CTTGTTAGTCGAGTGTACAAAGATGAGGTAGAGTTGGAAAGCTACATTCGCTCAGATGCTTATGGTACCTGCAGTCAAGCAAG GAATTGTTCAAATCCGAAAATTAAAGGAGCTGTTGTATTTTATGAACAAGGTCCTCAGTCGTTTGATTATAGCATACGCCTCAATCATACATGGGCATTCTCCGGTTTCCCAGATGTAAAAACAATAATGGACACAAATGGCCCATTTCTTAACGACTTGGAACTGGGTGTTAGTGCTGTACCAACAATGCAGTACAGCTTCAGTGGGTTTTTTACT CTCCAGCAAATGGTCGATTCATTTATAATATTCATTGCTCAACAGTCTGGCATAAATTCCAGCACTGAACGCATAACCCTTCCTCTATCAGGCTTCTATGACACTGATTTCTCTCTGAATGCTACATGGAATCAGTTTAACCCCAGTCATATACGAGTATCTCCATTTCCCACTCGAGAGTACACTGATGATCAGTTCCAGTCAATCATAAAGAAAGTCATGGGAATATT ATACCTATTGGGTTTTCTCTATCCAGTTTCGCGCCTCATCAGTTATTCTGTTTTTGAGAAG GAACAGAAGATTAAAGAAGGACTCTATATGATGGGCCTGAAAGATGGGATATTTCATCTCTCTTGGTTTATCACATATGCTTTGCAG TTTGCAGTGTCTTCCGGGATCATTACTGCTTGCACCATGGATAATTTATTCAAGTATAGTGATAAGACATTGGTGTTTGCCTACTTTTTCATTTTTGGGCTTAGTGCAATCATGCTGTCATTTTTTATATCAACATTTTTCAAACGGGCCAAAACAGCTGTTGCAGTTGGAACGCTGTCTTTTCTTGGTACTTTTTTCCCTTATTACACTGTCAATGATGAGGGTGTTTCAAT GGTATTGAAGGTTCTTGCTTCTATACTTTCACCTACAGCCTTTGCTCTGGGGTCAGTTAACTTTGCTGATTATGAGCGTGCTCATGTGGGACTGCGTTGGACCAACATATGGCGG GAATCATCTGGAGTGAATTTTTCTCTATGTCTTTTGATGATGATACTTGATACACTGCTATATTGTGCAATGGGTCTATATTTTGACAAG GTTCTTCCACGGGAGTATGGACGGCGATATCCGTGGTCTTTTGTTTTCCGAAGAGACTTCTGGAGAAAGAATAAAACTGGAAAACACCGCCCCTCCAATTTTGAAGTTAAAATTGATGGTAGGAATTCCGAGTCGAGACCTTCTATAGAAGCAATAAGCCTAGATATGAAACAACAGGAGCTTGATGGCAG ATGCATTCAGATAAGGAATTTGCATAAAGTGTATGCTACTAGAAAAGGAGATTGCTGTGCTGTTAACTCCTTACAACTTACATTGTATGAACATCAGATTCTTGCTCTTCTAG GACATAATGGAGCTGGTAAAAGTACAACAATCTCGATGCTTGTTGGTCTTCTTCCTCCTACATCAGGGGATGCTTTGGTGTTTGGAAAGAACATTGTATCAGATATT GATGAGATACGGAAGGTTTTGGGTGTGTGCCCACAACATGATATACTCTTTCCCGAATTGACC GTAAGGGAGCATTTAGAAATATTCGCCATATTAAAGGGTGTTGATGAAGACTCACTGGAGGCTGTTGTTACCAATATGGCTGACGAG GTGGGCCTGGCTGATAAAATTAACAGTGTTGTGAGAGCTCTTTCTGGTGGCATGAAGAGAAAATTGTCTCTTGGAATTGCATTGATAGGGAACAGTAAG GTTATAATTCTTGATGAACCTACCAGCGGAATGGATCCATACTCAATGCGTTTGACTTGgcagttaataaaaaaatttaagaagggCAGGATAATCTTACTAACAACTCATTCAATGGATGAAGCAGATGAACTAGGTGATCGGATAGCTATCATGGCCAATGGTTCTCTGAAATGCTGTGGAAG CTCACTTTTCTTGAAGCATCATTATGGAGTTGGTTATACTCTAACACTTGTAAAG TCAGCTCCTACTGCTTCTATAGCTAGTGATATAGTATATCGTCATGTTCCCTCAGCAACCTGTGTAAGCGAG GTGGGAACTGAGATTTCCTTTAGGCTTCCGCTGGCATCTTCATCAGCTTTTGAGGGGATGTTTAGGGAAATTGAAGGTTGCATGAAAAAACCACTTTTGAACATGGAAATAAGTGGTAGTGGTAATGAAGACAGTCTTGGTATTGAAAGCTATGGTATATCAGTCACAACCCTAGAGGAGGTATTTTTGAGAGTTGCAGGATGTGACTATGATGGAGTCGAATGCTTCGAGGGAAATGATCGTTCCCTTGTGTCTGACTCTGTGGCTTTGCTTGGTTCTTATGACCATCCCTCCACCAAAAAATGTTTTTTAGGAAATTATAAGAAGTTCCTTGGTTTGATATCTAGCATAGTGGCAGGAGCTTGTGGTTTGATTTTTGCTATGGTTATAAGTTTCATAAACTTCGTGGGTATGCTGTGTTGTAGCTGTTGTCTCATTTCTAGGTCAACATTCTGGCAACACTCGAGAGCTTTATTCATTAAAAGGGCAATATCTGCTCGGAGAGATCACAAAACAATTATATTCCAGCTAATTATTCCTGCTGTTTTCTTGTTTATTGGTCTTCTTTTTCTCAAGCTCAAGCCACATCCTGATCAGCAGGGCCTGATCCTTTCAACTTCTTATTTTAATCCTCTGTTGACTGGTGGGGGTGGGGGAGGTCCAATCCCTTTTAATCTATCTTTGCCTATTGCTGAAAAG GTAGCACAAAATGTCAAAGGAGGGTGGATTCAAAGATACAAGCCAAGCTCATACAAGTTCCCTAATTCAGGGAAGGCATTAGCTGATGCAGTGGAAGCAGCAGGGCCAACTCTAGGACCTGCTCTACTTTCAATGAGTGAATATTTGATGTCTAGCTTCAATGAATCCTACCAATCTAG GTATGGGGCAATTGTGATGGATGATCAAAATAGTGATGGGAGCTTAGGCTACACTGTATTGCACAATTGTTCTTGCCAGCACGCTGCTCCCACCTTTATCAATGTTATGAACAGTGCCATTCTTAGACTTGCTACTGGTGACACAAATATGACAATTCAGACACGCAACCACCCACTACCAATGACACAAAGCCAGCTCGTACAACGTCAT GACCTGGATGCCTTCTCTGCTGCAATTATTGTCAATATTGCATTCTCTTTCATACCCGCCTCATTTGCTGTTCCCATTGTTAAG GAACGTGAAGTGAAAGCTAAGCACCAGCAGCTAATTAGTGGG GTTTCTGTCCTTTCATATTGGGCTTCTACATATATTTGGGACTTCGTGAGCTTCTTGTTTCCGGCCTCATTTGCCATAATTCTCTTTTAcatttttg GTTTGGATCAATTTGTTGGAGGGGTATCTTTGTTACCGACTACACTGATGCTTTTGGAATATGGACTTGCAGTTGCATCATCAACTTACTGCcttacatttttcttttttgaccATACCATGGCTCAG AATGTGGTTCTTTTAATTCACTTTTTCACTGGATTGATTCTAATGGTTATCTCATTCATTATGGGACTTATACCAAACACAACAACTGCCAATACTTTTCTTAAG AATTTTTTCAGAATTTCTCCTGGATTTTGTTTTGCTGATGGTCTTGCTTCATTGGCACTTCTACGGCAAGGAATGAAAGATAAAACAAGTGATGGGATATTTGACTGGAATGTTTCAGGTGCCTCTATTTGTTATCTTGCTGTTGAG AGCATTGGTTACTTTTGTTTGACACTTGCACTTGAAGTTTGTCCCTCCCTCAAATTAACTCCGTTTATGATCAAGAAGTGGTGGCAGAGTTTAAACATCTTCCAGCGTAATACCACTTATCTGGAACCTCTCTTAGAACCTTCTATGGAATCTGTTTCAATGGACTTTGATGAAGATGTGGATGTGAAAACCGAAAGAAATAGAGTACTTTCTGGTTCCCTCGATAATTCTATTATCTACCTGCGTAATCTTCGAAAG GTGTATTCTGAAGGGAAGTATCTAGGGGAAAAGGTTGCAGTAGATTCGTTAACCTTTTCGGTTCAGGAAGGAGAATGTTTCGGCTTTTTAGGAACAAATGGAGCTGGAAAGACCACAACTCTTTCTATGTTATGCG GGGAAGAATCTCCTTCTGATGGGACTGCTTTTATTTTTGGCAAAGATATATGCTCCCATCCCAAGGCTGCTCGCCAATAT ATTGGATATTGTCCGCAATTTGATGCTTTATTGGAGTTTTTGACCGTTCAAGAGCATCTTGAGCTTTATGCTAGAATAAAAGGTGTTCCAGAATACACTATAGATAAT ATTGTTAAGGAAAAGATGGTGGAATTTGGCTTATTGAAGCATGCTAATAAACCGTCATTTACTCTTAGTGGGGGGAATAAAAGGAAACTATCTGTTGCAATCGCAATGATTGGAGATCCTCCTATTGTCATTCTTGATGAACCATCTACAG GTATGGATCCCATCGCCAAAAGATTTATGTGGGATGTAATATCTAGGATCTCAACAAGAAGGGGGAAAACTGCAGTAATTCTAACTACCCACAGCATGAATGAAGCTCAAGCCTTATGTACCAGGATGGGAATAATG GTTGGTGGACGATTAAGATGCATCGGAAGTCCTCAGCATTTAAAAACGAGATTTGGGAATCATCTGGAACTAGAG GTAAAACCTACTGAAGTGAGTTCTGCAGACTTGCAAACACTATGCCAAGCTATTCAGGAAAGAGTTCTCTATGTCCCTTCTCATCCTAGAAGCTTGCTTGGCGACCTTGAAGTTTGCATTGGTGCCACTGACTCCATTACTGCAGAAAATAGTTCCATTGCAGAGATTAGCTTGACACGAGAAATGATAAGCTTAATTGGGCGCTGGCTTGGCAATGAAGAAAGAGTCAAGACACTAATCTCCTGTACACCTGTCTCTGATGGAGCTTCTAGGGAACAATTATCTGAACAATTGTTTCGAGATG GTGGTATTCCATTACCAGTATTTTCCGAGTGGTGGTTGTCGAAACAAAAATTCTCAGAAATTGATTCATTTATACTTTCATCATTTCGGGGAGCAAGATGGCAAGGGTGCAATGGTTTGAACATCAGATACCAG ATACCCTATGAAGAAGGTTTATCTCTGGCTGATGTCTTTGGTCACCTTGAAGGAAACAG AGATAGATTAGGGATTGCTGAGTACAGCATCAGCCAGTCAACTCTGGAGACAATATTTAATCATTTTGCAGCTACTTCATGA